In Ignavibacteriales bacterium, one genomic interval encodes:
- a CDS encoding ATP-binding protein, with protein sequence MMFTLRSSLKTRILLLIGSVVVLLMLLISSVLLLKWRELIIQKETDNAISISKTFSVTVIDAMIFEEKSVVQKENILDTYVDNFINSLKTVQYVALFDRNGASILQTIRHENGRPDRSTDHELTPQPDERVTIRRDPQFGWVLEVNLPFMFSGKHWGTATIGFDAQPIRDEIQSIFLLLLSATVLITSIVLIILFFSIDRMTSSLETIVREIDKIDFVSDVDISLPSQNDEIGFLYHHFRLMMDRLDVSKKELEQAQRQIYQAEKLASIGRLASGVAHQVNNPLNGIRACLYAIQQNPADIPQTREYLGLISEGIASIETVVKKLLGFARQQSTSDHVININDSIATVANLFDLRLKEKNIETTLELSGDIGSVRIDHHLFQEVVMNLLLNSYDAVGNGGVIQMATGNKGNSSVFMRISDNGCGISQNDLKRIFDPFFTTKEVGTGTGLGLSVCMGIIESHGGTIEVRSNEGNGTSFTITLPRADADEITDH encoded by the coding sequence ATGATGTTCACATTGCGGTCAAGCTTGAAAACAAGGATACTCCTGCTCATCGGCTCCGTTGTCGTGCTGCTGATGCTGCTCATTTCCTCTGTGCTGCTGCTGAAATGGCGGGAGCTCATCATACAGAAGGAAACCGACAATGCGATCTCGATTTCGAAGACATTTTCGGTCACGGTGATCGACGCCATGATTTTCGAAGAAAAGAGCGTCGTTCAGAAGGAGAATATCCTCGACACGTATGTCGACAATTTTATCAACAGCCTGAAGACTGTGCAGTATGTGGCCCTCTTCGACCGGAACGGTGCATCGATTCTTCAGACAATCCGCCATGAGAACGGTCGTCCGGATCGGAGCACCGATCACGAGCTCACTCCACAACCCGACGAGCGTGTCACAATCCGCCGCGACCCTCAGTTCGGATGGGTACTGGAAGTCAACCTCCCCTTCATGTTTTCCGGCAAGCACTGGGGCACCGCCACAATCGGGTTTGATGCTCAGCCCATACGGGATGAAATCCAGAGCATCTTCCTGCTTCTGTTGTCCGCGACCGTCCTCATTACCTCCATCGTCCTCATCATCCTGTTCTTTTCCATCGACCGAATGACCTCTTCGCTGGAAACGATCGTCAGGGAGATCGACAAGATCGATTTCGTTTCCGATGTCGACATCTCCTTGCCCAGCCAGAACGACGAGATCGGCTTTCTCTACCATCATTTCAGATTGATGATGGACAGACTTGACGTCTCGAAGAAGGAACTCGAACAGGCGCAGCGACAGATTTACCAGGCCGAAAAGCTGGCATCGATCGGAAGGCTCGCATCGGGGGTGGCCCACCAGGTAAACAACCCTCTCAACGGCATCCGGGCGTGCCTGTATGCGATTCAGCAGAATCCCGCAGATATCCCGCAAACCCGCGAATACCTCGGATTGATCAGCGAGGGGATTGCCAGCATCGAAACGGTGGTAAAAAAGCTCCTTGGCTTCGCACGTCAACAATCAACATCCGACCACGTCATCAACATCAACGACTCCATCGCGACCGTTGCGAACCTCTTTGACCTTCGGCTGAAGGAGAAGAACATCGAAACCACGCTGGAGCTCTCCGGGGATATCGGCTCCGTCAGGATCGATCATCATCTCTTTCAGGAAGTTGTCATGAACCTCCTGCTCAACAGTTACGATGCGGTGGGAAACGGCGGCGTCATTCAGATGGCCACCGGCAACAAGGGCAATTCGTCGGTTTTCATGCGAATCAGCGACAACGGCTGCGGTATCAGTCAGAACGACCTGAAAAGGATTTTCGATCCATTTTTCACAACGAAAGAAGTTGGCACCGGGACCGGATTGGGGCTTTCCGTATGCATGGGAATCATCGAATCTCACGGAGGGACGATCGAGGTCCGGAGCAATGAGGGAAACGGAACATCATTTACGATTACACTACCACGGGCTGACGCTGATGAAATTACTGATCATTGA
- a CDS encoding sigma-54 dependent transcriptional regulator: protein MKLLIIEDEKITRISLSDILKREGYEVYSAEDGEEGLATYKSVLPEVVITDLRLPKLGGMEVLQTVLSLDPRCKVILITAYASVETAISSLKLGAFDYLTKPFSPEKLLSILRNITLLQSALNENAELKNRIEILEDKTIIGNSLIIHKLKETILQIAHNDSTVLIEGESGTGKELVARALHKASPRRDGSFVAVSCSSIPESLLESELFGHEKGAFTGAIRKHIGYFERANKGTIFIDDVDDFPLSMQVKLLRVIQERELMPVGGSANVNIDVRIICATKIHLKKRVEEKLFREDLFYRLNIIPIRIPPLRERKEDIPLLVDHFFRKHRAEDKIMLLTHEIYNALKEHDWPGNVRELENIVERMIALSFSGTIDLSVLDLSEKKRGVLLKENYGDYGSFDEFISKKEKEMLEWALDACQNNVTGAAKLLNIPRTTLNSKLGRLLPHLKTH from the coding sequence ATGAAATTACTGATCATTGAAGATGAGAAGATCACCCGCATTTCGCTGAGCGACATCCTCAAACGGGAAGGATATGAAGTCTATTCCGCTGAGGACGGCGAAGAAGGACTCGCCACCTACAAATCGGTGCTGCCTGAAGTTGTGATCACCGATCTGCGATTGCCCAAGCTCGGCGGCATGGAAGTGCTGCAGACCGTACTGTCGCTGGATCCCCGATGCAAGGTAATCCTTATCACCGCGTACGCGAGCGTCGAGACTGCCATCTCGTCGTTGAAGCTCGGCGCATTCGACTACCTGACAAAACCCTTCTCTCCGGAGAAGCTGTTGTCTATCCTGCGGAACATCACGCTGCTCCAATCGGCGCTCAACGAGAACGCAGAACTGAAGAACCGGATTGAGATCCTCGAAGACAAGACGATCATCGGCAATTCGCTGATCATTCATAAGCTCAAGGAAACAATCCTTCAAATCGCCCACAACGATTCCACGGTACTGATCGAGGGGGAAAGCGGAACAGGAAAAGAACTGGTGGCGCGTGCGCTGCACAAAGCGAGTCCACGGCGCGATGGGAGCTTCGTGGCCGTGAGTTGTTCGAGCATTCCGGAAAGCCTCCTGGAGAGTGAACTGTTCGGGCATGAGAAAGGGGCCTTCACCGGAGCCATAAGAAAGCACATCGGGTACTTCGAGCGGGCGAACAAGGGAACGATCTTCATCGACGATGTTGACGATTTTCCTTTGAGCATGCAGGTGAAGCTCCTGAGGGTGATTCAGGAGAGAGAGCTCATGCCTGTCGGCGGGAGCGCAAACGTGAACATCGATGTGCGGATCATTTGCGCCACAAAAATCCATCTCAAGAAACGGGTTGAGGAGAAATTGTTTCGCGAAGACCTCTTCTATCGATTAAACATCATCCCCATCAGAATTCCCCCGCTGCGAGAGCGCAAAGAGGATATTCCTCTGCTGGTCGACCATTTCTTCAGAAAACACCGGGCCGAAGACAAGATCATGCTCCTCACCCACGAAATCTACAATGCCCTCAAGGAGCACGATTGGCCGGGCAATGTGCGCGAGCTGGAAAACATCGTTGAAAGGATGATCGCTTTGTCGTTCAGCGGAACAATCGATCTTTCTGTTCTGGACTTGTCGGAGAAAAAGCGGGGCGTGCTGCTGAAGGAGAATTATGGTGACTACGGTTCATTCGATGAGTTCATCTCGAAGAAGGAGAAGGAAATGCTGGAATGGGCGCTGGATGCCTGTCAGAACAACGTCACTGGCGCTGCGAAACTCCTGAACATCCCCAGAACAACTCTCAACAGCAAACTCGGCCGGCTGCTTCCCCATCTTAAAACTCACTGA
- a CDS encoding inorganic phosphate transporter, which yields MDITIWFFITSGLFLGWSLGANHAVNVFGTAVVSKMVRFRVAAVIAGIFVILGAVFSGAGTTRTLTDLGSINALAGSFAVALAVGIAVTAMTKAQLPVSTSQAVIGAIIGWNLFTGSPTDQNSLSKVLFSWVASPIIAALFGFVLFKFVKRMLRKLNIHLLELDKYTRIGLIVVGALASYSLGANNIGNVMGMFASAPLFGDLKVGGLFAVSGAQQLFFLGGLAIAVGIYSYGERVMNTVGKDLYKISPLTGLVVVFAEFLVLMLFTSETLETFLISLRLPSFPLVPLSTTQAFIGAVIGVGLAKDPLSINFKVLGKIGIGWIVAPVGAGIITFFSLFFIQNVFEQNVIYPVPYEVTGSVIERLRTSGIPTSTIEDLVGRRFDNKKVFKNELMSRTPFSSEQVFDIFQYSLVDSIRVDTSLVLKRFDAGRLTEEQYQSLRLNHGATFGHKIDFERLVFDSQAAWSPTGNKLVDKQITDKKAALTRLFTIEKTGKTK from the coding sequence GTGGATATCACCATCTGGTTTTTTATCACAAGCGGTCTTTTTCTCGGCTGGTCGCTCGGTGCGAACCACGCCGTCAATGTATTCGGAACGGCCGTGGTTTCAAAGATGGTTCGTTTCCGGGTGGCTGCTGTGATCGCGGGGATCTTCGTCATTCTTGGCGCCGTATTCAGCGGTGCAGGAACGACGCGTACGTTGACAGATCTCGGGTCCATCAACGCGCTGGCAGGAAGTTTCGCTGTTGCCCTGGCGGTGGGGATTGCTGTCACCGCGATGACAAAAGCTCAGCTGCCGGTATCGACATCGCAGGCGGTCATCGGTGCCATCATCGGTTGGAACCTCTTCACGGGCTCTCCCACCGATCAAAACTCGCTTTCGAAGGTTTTGTTCAGCTGGGTCGCCTCGCCGATTATCGCCGCTCTGTTTGGATTCGTTCTTTTCAAATTCGTTAAACGGATGCTGCGCAAGCTGAACATCCACCTCCTCGAGCTCGATAAGTACACGCGTATTGGATTAATCGTCGTCGGCGCTTTGGCTTCCTACTCGCTCGGTGCGAACAACATCGGCAATGTTATGGGGATGTTCGCCTCAGCCCCCCTGTTCGGGGATCTCAAAGTCGGAGGCCTCTTCGCAGTCAGTGGAGCACAGCAGCTCTTCTTTCTGGGCGGACTGGCAATTGCGGTTGGCATCTACAGTTACGGCGAAAGGGTGATGAACACCGTTGGGAAGGATCTCTATAAGATATCACCTCTCACGGGTCTTGTCGTGGTCTTTGCCGAGTTCCTCGTGCTCATGCTCTTTACGTCCGAGACCTTGGAGACGTTTCTCATCTCGCTCAGGCTTCCGTCGTTTCCCCTCGTCCCGTTGTCGACGACACAGGCATTCATCGGTGCTGTTATCGGCGTGGGCCTGGCAAAAGACCCGCTCTCGATCAACTTCAAAGTTCTGGGAAAAATCGGCATCGGATGGATCGTGGCGCCTGTCGGCGCGGGGATCATCACATTTTTCTCGCTTTTTTTCATTCAGAATGTGTTCGAGCAAAATGTCATTTACCCTGTGCCGTACGAAGTCACAGGGTCGGTGATTGAGCGGCTGCGGACGTCGGGAATCCCGACGAGCACCATCGAAGACCTGGTTGGCCGGCGGTTTGACAACAAGAAAGTCTTCAAAAATGAACTGATGAGCCGGACACCGTTTTCCAGCGAACAGGTTTTTGATATTTTCCAGTACTCCCTCGTTGACAGCATACGAGTGGATACGTCTCTCGTTCTGAAACGATTTGATGCGGGACGACTGACCGAGGAGCAGTACCAATCTCTTCGGCTCAACCATGGCGCCACATTCGGGCACAAGATCGACTTCGAGCGATTGGTGTTCGACAGTCAGGCCGCGTGGTCGCCGACCGGGAACAAACTCGTTGACAAACAAATAACCGACAAGAAAGCTGCACTGACAAGATTGTTCACGATTGAAAAAACAGGCAAAACCAAATAG
- a CDS encoding PhnD/SsuA/transferrin family substrate-binding protein, with the protein MISKYSLNQMSKKKLIGSLAIILFLAVAFTVAFYQYSLDIGRERIIVSNHSPVDSIALLKPVVYLGVISRYPPNIIYRGYQPILDYLTSKTQYRFELKLSDDYNQAVQMLVRKEVAAAFLGSYVYVKAHQDYGIIPILKPLNENSEPFSRSVVITGITSKIYSINDLKGKRLALPSRESFSSIWLVRNELPKHAIRERDLAEIRNFPHHQSVIHNVMKNVYDVGVTREYLVKRLINKSLRVLLYSDPVPTSPIVVAADYPKDVILAIKKTLLAIDQTHPERSTVTKGWDIEFVYGFVEASDHDYDIIRNLGR; encoded by the coding sequence ATGATCTCCAAATACTCTCTGAATCAGATGTCAAAGAAAAAGCTCATTGGCAGTCTCGCCATCATTCTCTTTCTCGCCGTGGCGTTCACGGTCGCCTTCTACCAGTACTCGCTCGACATCGGGCGCGAACGTATCATCGTTTCCAATCACTCCCCCGTTGACTCCATTGCTCTTTTAAAGCCCGTTGTGTACCTGGGAGTGATCTCGCGGTATCCGCCGAATATCATCTACCGTGGCTATCAGCCCATCCTGGATTATTTGACATCGAAAACCCAGTACAGATTTGAATTGAAACTGAGTGATGACTACAATCAGGCGGTCCAGATGCTGGTGCGGAAAGAGGTTGCCGCGGCATTCCTTGGTTCCTATGTCTACGTCAAGGCTCACCAGGACTATGGAATCATTCCGATCCTGAAGCCGCTCAATGAAAACTCCGAACCGTTTTCGCGCTCCGTTGTCATCACCGGGATCACGAGCAAGATCTACAGCATCAATGACCTGAAAGGAAAACGGCTTGCCCTCCCTTCCAGGGAATCATTCTCAAGCATCTGGCTCGTCAGAAATGAACTGCCAAAGCATGCCATCAGGGAGCGGGATCTCGCCGAAATACGGAACTTCCCTCATCACCAGAGCGTCATCCACAACGTGATGAAGAATGTGTATGATGTCGGCGTTACCCGCGAGTACCTCGTCAAGCGATTGATCAACAAGTCCCTTCGCGTGCTGCTATATTCCGACCCTGTGCCGACTTCACCCATTGTCGTCGCGGCAGATTACCCGAAAGACGTCATACTGGCAATCAAGAAGACTCTGCTGGCGATCGATCAGACGCATCCGGAACGGTCGACCGTTACGAAGGGTTGGGATATCGAATTCGTTTATGGATTTGTGGAAGCGTCGGATCACGATTACGATATCATCCGGAATCTCGGAAGGTAA
- a CDS encoding porin, producing the protein MNQWKNQLALVIMLTLAGIGMVAAQDGRIPGQEATRVPLGVEARQGKLVFESKDTTFQWWFDSRIQVDGAKYFENKNEMSDGTILRRVTFAMKTILWKDWQAEIDFDISEAVLDMRDAFVMYSFPTFNLSLKAGNFKEPFGMEELNSSRLVTFMERSAVSNALALGRRVGISAQYYTDYGQATIGVFGHEAGTKIDKGTRDEGYSTNARVTFAPINRHGSNLHFGTAAAFKTPDAVPDLAANTIEIKARTETDVFDPKLLHTGDIGDVNYFNRISGELLAIQGPLYLQAEYLGTRVIRWYGKPAVRLGGAYAMLSWMVTGETRQYFVDEGEIGPIDAPIHSWGALELAARYSICDLNDQEAGIHGGKSNILMLGINYYPNPNIKLMLNYGMVNLDQYATSKGKFVGDDDHSFLQVRIQASL; encoded by the coding sequence ATGAATCAATGGAAGAATCAATTAGCGTTGGTCATCATGCTGACGCTTGCGGGCATCGGCATGGTTGCTGCGCAGGATGGCCGAATCCCGGGGCAGGAAGCCACGAGAGTCCCCCTTGGCGTCGAGGCGCGCCAGGGCAAACTCGTTTTCGAATCCAAAGATACCACGTTTCAATGGTGGTTTGATTCCCGAATCCAGGTGGACGGAGCAAAGTACTTCGAGAATAAGAATGAGATGAGCGACGGAACGATCTTGCGCCGCGTCACTTTCGCGATGAAGACCATTCTCTGGAAAGACTGGCAAGCCGAGATCGATTTCGACATTTCGGAAGCCGTGCTTGATATGCGGGACGCTTTCGTGATGTATAGTTTCCCGACTTTCAATCTCTCGCTGAAGGCCGGCAATTTCAAGGAACCGTTCGGGATGGAAGAATTGAACAGTTCTCGCCTGGTGACCTTCATGGAACGCTCTGCCGTTTCGAATGCGCTTGCCCTGGGGCGGCGTGTTGGAATCAGCGCACAGTATTATACCGACTATGGGCAGGCGACGATTGGAGTCTTCGGCCATGAGGCCGGCACCAAGATCGACAAGGGAACGCGTGATGAAGGCTATTCGACAAATGCCCGCGTGACCTTCGCGCCGATCAACAGGCATGGCTCAAACCTCCACTTTGGCACCGCGGCAGCCTTTAAAACTCCGGATGCAGTTCCCGATCTGGCCGCCAACACCATCGAGATAAAGGCGAGAACAGAAACGGATGTCTTCGATCCCAAGCTGTTGCACACGGGGGATATTGGGGATGTCAACTACTTCAACCGTATCAGCGGCGAATTGCTTGCGATCCAGGGCCCGCTCTATCTGCAGGCGGAATACCTCGGAACAAGAGTGATCCGTTGGTACGGCAAACCTGCCGTGCGTCTTGGTGGGGCCTATGCGATGCTATCCTGGATGGTCACGGGAGAAACGAGGCAGTACTTTGTCGATGAAGGTGAGATAGGTCCGATCGACGCTCCGATCCATTCATGGGGTGCGTTGGAGCTGGCCGCCCGCTACAGCATCTGCGATCTGAACGATCAGGAGGCAGGGATCCATGGCGGGAAGTCCAATATCCTCATGCTCGGGATCAACTACTACCCAAATCCGAACATCAAGCTGATGCTCAATTACGGCATGGTAAACCTTGATCAATACGCAACGAGCAAGGGGAAGTTTGTAGGGGACGACGATCATTCGTTCCTTCAAGTCAGAATTCAAGCATCATTATAA
- a CDS encoding DUF47 family protein, translating into MSVLFKKTKELESQIDEYLDSVIKGGLIFKIGIKCYLEGQTAEFENHLAELRKIEERADDLRRNIEIKLYTRTLIPEARGDVLGLLESCDKVLNITTETLLEFSVEIPDIARGLKQDFIELADSSISCLENTVSGVRSYFKNIDAVRDYVTKVQFYRKETNGIAERIKRTVFRSKKDYSYKIHIRYFTFHIERIAEQSEDVCDRLSIAIIKRFE; encoded by the coding sequence ATGTCCGTGCTATTCAAGAAAACCAAAGAACTGGAATCGCAGATCGATGAGTACCTCGATTCCGTCATCAAAGGCGGGCTGATCTTCAAGATCGGGATCAAGTGCTACCTCGAAGGCCAGACCGCGGAATTCGAGAACCATCTCGCCGAGCTCCGGAAGATCGAAGAGCGCGCTGATGATCTGCGAAGGAATATCGAGATCAAGCTCTACACGAGAACGCTCATCCCTGAAGCCCGGGGCGATGTCCTCGGATTGCTGGAGAGCTGCGATAAGGTGCTCAATATTACCACAGAGACATTGCTCGAATTCTCCGTCGAGATACCGGACATTGCCAGGGGGCTCAAGCAGGACTTCATAGAATTGGCAGACAGCTCGATCTCGTGTCTTGAAAACACGGTCAGCGGCGTTCGATCGTACTTCAAGAACATCGACGCAGTGCGCGATTATGTTACCAAGGTCCAGTTCTATAGGAAGGAAACCAACGGAATCGCAGAGCGCATCAAGAGGACGGTCTTCCGTTCGAAAAAAGACTACAGCTACAAGATCCATATCAGGTATTTCACATTTCATATAGAACGGATTGCCGAGCAATCCGAAGATGTGTGCGACAGATTGTCGATCGCGATCATAAAGAGGTTTGAATAG
- a CDS encoding DASS family sodium-coupled anion symporter, which produces MTIHDPLDMNQYRIERLPKREKGTIEKWLALSGPFLALAAFVLFAFVIKLPFLQSIGSSDVVTSTAKEAFQKIGAGQFIRNNEFMLAIFAASIILWMTEAIPNYLTSLIVIISLVLTGVLSEKTAYAQLGHPVMWLNIMSFVLASMLVATGLAKRFALWLILRFGKSASTIFMSFIVINLILSAFISATTAKAAILLPIFMVIAAIYGAEGGKNRNNFGRSVVLQNLFCINIGAAGFMTGSGANLLGAGLIGGALSSSLFFADWMEAMLPVVICLMLIGYLVAMKIFFPLAPGERLPQIEGGMDRLREEYNKLGRISRAEIKATVLFLTILGFWATDSLHGISPTAVAFVGAIIALIPRYGIVQWNEVDVPWHLMLFSAGAYTLGAGLDATDLPAISVNAFFDHLGIGTATPFWILYLMLTGVMVFSALLFQSKTMRAMIFIPIAIGVANRFGFPVISLALPVAFMIEHVYVLPFNSKPAALLYETDHYSLADTFKFGMTMMVIAWVLNIVAGETWFRFLGITPNGVFGLF; this is translated from the coding sequence ATGACGATACACGATCCCCTCGATATGAATCAGTACCGTATCGAGCGGCTCCCGAAACGTGAAAAAGGGACGATCGAGAAATGGCTTGCCCTCTCAGGCCCCTTCCTCGCTTTGGCCGCCTTTGTTCTTTTTGCTTTTGTCATCAAGCTTCCGTTCCTGCAGTCCATCGGGTCTTCCGATGTCGTCACCTCGACGGCGAAAGAAGCCTTTCAGAAAATCGGCGCGGGACAGTTCATCCGAAACAATGAATTCATGCTTGCAATCTTCGCCGCATCGATCATCCTCTGGATGACGGAGGCGATCCCGAATTACCTGACATCGCTCATAGTGATCATCAGCCTGGTTCTGACCGGCGTTCTCTCAGAAAAGACAGCGTATGCGCAGCTTGGTCATCCGGTCATGTGGTTGAACATCATGTCGTTCGTCCTCGCAAGCATGCTTGTTGCGACCGGGCTGGCAAAACGGTTCGCCCTGTGGCTGATACTTCGCTTCGGGAAGAGTGCCAGCACCATCTTTATGAGTTTCATCGTCATCAATCTGATCCTGTCGGCGTTTATTTCAGCGACAACTGCAAAAGCTGCCATTCTGTTACCGATCTTCATGGTGATTGCCGCCATCTATGGTGCGGAAGGGGGGAAGAACCGGAATAACTTCGGCAGAAGCGTTGTTCTGCAGAATCTCTTCTGCATCAATATCGGAGCTGCCGGGTTCATGACCGGATCGGGCGCGAACCTGCTCGGCGCCGGTTTGATCGGCGGCGCACTCAGTTCGAGCCTGTTTTTCGCCGACTGGATGGAAGCGATGCTGCCGGTGGTGATCTGCCTGATGTTGATCGGCTATCTCGTTGCGATGAAGATCTTTTTCCCCCTTGCCCCCGGCGAGCGTTTGCCGCAGATAGAAGGTGGTATGGATCGGCTCAGAGAGGAATACAACAAACTCGGGCGTATTAGCAGGGCGGAAATAAAAGCTACTGTGTTGTTCTTGACAATCCTGGGGTTCTGGGCCACGGACAGTCTGCACGGCATCAGCCCAACGGCTGTGGCGTTCGTTGGGGCAATCATCGCCCTGATTCCCCGGTACGGCATTGTTCAGTGGAACGAGGTGGATGTCCCGTGGCATCTCATGCTTTTTTCTGCAGGGGCCTATACGCTCGGTGCGGGCCTGGACGCTACCGATTTACCCGCCATCAGCGTGAACGCCTTCTTTGATCATCTCGGCATCGGCACGGCAACCCCTTTCTGGATTTTGTATCTCATGCTGACCGGCGTGATGGTTTTCAGCGCTCTGCTGTTCCAGTCCAAAACGATGCGCGCGATGATCTTCATCCCGATTGCCATAGGCGTTGCGAATAGATTCGGGTTTCCCGTCATCAGTCTTGCGCTCCCGGTCGCTTTCATGATCGAGCATGTGTATGTTCTCCCCTTCAACAGCAAGCCTGCGGCGTTGTTGTATGAAACCGATCACTACAGTCTCGCTGATACGTTCAAGTTCGGCATGACCATGATGGTGATCGCCTGGGTGCTGAACATTGTCGCCGGTGAAACGTGGTTCAGATTTCTCGGCATCACTCCGAACGGCGTGTTTGGATTATTCTGA
- a CDS encoding CYTH domain-containing protein, translated as MGKEIERKFLVKGDFKPFISKQTRIVQGYLSSVPERTVRVRIKGDKGYITIKGIGNASGASRFEWEKELPVNEIDDLLKICEPGVIDKTRYLVKAVAHTFEVDEFHGDNQGLVLAEIELGSETEAFEKPAWLGEEVTGDTRYYNSMLMKNPFTRW; from the coding sequence ATGGGAAAAGAGATCGAGCGGAAGTTTCTGGTGAAGGGCGACTTCAAACCCTTTATCAGTAAACAGACTCGCATCGTGCAGGGATATCTTTCGTCCGTTCCCGAGCGCACCGTTCGGGTTCGCATCAAGGGTGACAAGGGGTACATCACGATCAAGGGTATCGGTAACGCCTCCGGCGCCAGCCGCTTCGAGTGGGAAAAGGAACTCCCGGTCAATGAGATCGACGACCTGCTGAAGATCTGCGAGCCGGGCGTCATCGACAAAACCAGGTATCTCGTCAAGGCCGTCGCGCATACGTTCGAGGTGGACGAGTTTCACGGAGACAATCAGGGACTCGTGCTTGCCGAAATCGAACTGGGATCGGAGACCGAGGCGTTTGAGAAACCCGCTTGGCTGGGGGAAGAGGTCACCGGCGATACGCGCTACTACAACTCTATGCTGATGAAGAATCCCTTCACCCGCTGGTGA